In bacterium, a single window of DNA contains:
- a CDS encoding FlgD immunoglobulin-like domain containing protein, which produces MKKIVGLFFALMALASSAMAASDTVKIFLWDNDAGETAQKSPAAVMDENYGSRYVWADSRDGNFNIYGRIWERKPEAATDAFLVNRIRVDEHLQDQPDVAGTTGDFFFVVWQDSLLKTGELYQPYVCKLDKLGKPMTDEVRVTEKPVGNAKYPKIAVNKRTQDFVVVWQDNRDGSWDVWGRLFDNKCEPISPDIKLNDDGLKVPHVLPAVSFTDAGIAVAWQDNRDGTSKSDIFYRYFKPDFSPLMAGKRVNSDVERFHVTPSVAASDTGYFTVVWLSFENHLYGDVFAQRFYPDGTANQANIKVNLSTAPVACRIPTVTMGIDNVSFWTSWADSAISTDKYQIRARYYDRYGRFNTTVKTVNQNPANGQWAPDVCRFGSWFSVAWLDSSRANGRGDVFGQYYVLNQDKDDTLDAVEVNYNVTADKAAGRTIWYHPKKDYDNPATSGWNEDPIAEPESLYIPLDSAYVLALKERNIPNQQFVQITNTSVLEYMWRDKQGKLNSSAEYNLCLLDLGYAEDGSSAGTIEDEQIDTLIAFANTADKCLLAAGNDFGEMYYTDSLFDFFGSKYVGPGNPAETGNIQKINGIAGTFTEGMYFNYPFQQAPDNSVDIIEPYATGSQLLMQSDGSKLTWGRATSYSDYYKGAKASNHNNVYLTFSIGSLTNGVFPSTASELTRRILAYQGFNVEPEPIVDLVDSVYTGATEGSIELSWMAVSDDNVAEKATKYWLKYTKYNSTASDLGKMSSEVDFIDTGMTYYQAWTPAAADVREKKIVYGFAPADTVIFSLKAGDESSPVRWGTLGNEPRIVVYGDTVTPHAVRLGYGTSPNFNGCVNDFCKSERMGTRLSDTLFTTWDASNLYLGYGGCDWRTAGDMFIYFDTRTGGADSTCTYNTGDSCSGFDPAFRPDFCLIIENGTTAVLKKATGSKTWVDSIASYSTSYLSLDSINKYNYLEVQVPFAYLKYTVGNVFKYLVLCNNETTEHSWNAFPITNNIGKDAKAPVAKYPYFYQINSLTSGLSPRTAAQALAVELSEFACQGGSEGITLTWQTASENNNYEWLIERSTSPEEDFQNVTTIKAEEGSPTGRQYSYTDAAVLPNTTYYYRLGDKDLSGQVTWHGPVMAVSGGLVYDKLQLMPCHPNPSSGAVAIKYALHKSGTVALNIYDICGRRVNTLDQGQKQSGAYSLTWKGDDSQGRMLPAGVYFYQLNFNGASLTQRMVLLR; this is translated from the coding sequence ATGAAAAAAATAGTTGGTCTATTTTTTGCGTTAATGGCACTGGCTTCTTCAGCCATGGCTGCCTCGGACACAGTCAAAATATTTTTGTGGGACAACGATGCCGGTGAGACGGCCCAAAAATCCCCGGCCGCAGTGATGGACGAGAACTACGGTTCCCGCTATGTATGGGCCGACAGCCGGGACGGTAATTTCAACATCTACGGACGGATCTGGGAACGGAAACCGGAAGCGGCTACAGACGCTTTTCTAGTCAACCGGATCCGGGTGGATGAGCACCTTCAGGACCAGCCCGATGTGGCCGGGACCACGGGGGATTTCTTCTTCGTGGTCTGGCAGGATTCGCTGCTGAAGACCGGTGAACTGTATCAGCCGTATGTCTGCAAGCTGGACAAACTGGGAAAACCGATGACAGACGAGGTCCGGGTGACCGAGAAGCCGGTGGGCAACGCCAAGTATCCCAAGATCGCCGTCAACAAAAGGACCCAGGATTTCGTGGTGGTCTGGCAGGACAACCGGGACGGGTCCTGGGACGTCTGGGGGCGCTTGTTCGACAACAAGTGCGAACCGATTTCGCCGGACATCAAGCTCAACGATGACGGACTGAAGGTTCCCCATGTCCTGCCGGCGGTCAGCTTCACCGATGCCGGAATAGCTGTGGCCTGGCAGGACAACCGGGACGGGACTAGCAAATCCGATATCTTCTACCGGTATTTCAAGCCTGACTTCTCTCCGCTCATGGCCGGCAAACGGGTCAACAGCGATGTGGAACGGTTCCACGTTACCCCCTCGGTGGCGGCCTCCGACACCGGGTACTTCACCGTGGTCTGGCTCAGTTTCGAAAACCACCTTTACGGAGACGTCTTCGCCCAGCGCTTCTATCCCGATGGCACCGCTAACCAGGCCAACATCAAGGTCAACCTCTCGACGGCCCCGGTGGCCTGCCGGATCCCCACCGTGACCATGGGCATCGATAACGTTTCCTTCTGGACCAGCTGGGCTGATTCCGCCATTAGCACCGACAAGTACCAGATCCGGGCCAGATACTACGACCGCTATGGACGCTTCAACACCACGGTCAAGACGGTCAACCAAAACCCTGCCAACGGCCAGTGGGCCCCGGATGTCTGCCGCTTTGGCAGCTGGTTCTCGGTGGCCTGGCTTGATTCCAGCCGGGCCAACGGCCGCGGGGATGTCTTCGGCCAGTATTACGTCCTGAATCAGGATAAGGATGACACCCTGGATGCGGTGGAAGTGAATTATAATGTCACCGCCGACAAGGCCGCCGGCCGCACTATCTGGTACCACCCCAAGAAGGATTATGACAACCCCGCCACTTCCGGCTGGAACGAGGACCCCATCGCCGAGCCGGAATCCCTGTATATCCCGCTGGATTCGGCCTATGTGCTGGCCCTTAAGGAACGGAACATCCCCAACCAGCAGTTCGTCCAGATCACCAATACCAGCGTGCTGGAATACATGTGGCGCGACAAACAGGGAAAGCTGAACAGCAGCGCCGAGTACAACCTGTGCCTGCTGGACCTGGGTTATGCCGAGGACGGCTCCAGCGCCGGCACCATCGAGGACGAGCAGATAGACACGCTGATAGCCTTCGCCAACACCGCCGACAAATGCCTGCTGGCGGCCGGCAACGATTTTGGCGAGATGTATTATACGGACTCCCTGTTCGACTTCTTCGGCTCCAAATACGTGGGGCCGGGGAACCCCGCCGAGACCGGCAACATCCAGAAGATCAACGGCATCGCCGGGACCTTCACCGAGGGGATGTATTTCAACTACCCCTTCCAGCAGGCACCGGACAATTCCGTCGACATCATCGAACCCTACGCAACAGGCAGCCAGTTATTAATGCAAAGCGATGGAAGCAAGTTAACCTGGGGCCGGGCCACCTCCTACTCCGATTATTACAAAGGGGCCAAAGCCTCCAATCATAACAATGTCTATCTGACCTTCTCCATTGGCTCACTGACCAACGGGGTGTTTCCCAGCACCGCCTCGGAACTGACCCGCCGGATCCTGGCCTACCAGGGCTTCAACGTGGAACCGGAGCCGATAGTGGACCTGGTGGATTCGGTCTACACCGGCGCCACAGAAGGCTCGATCGAACTTTCCTGGATGGCGGTCAGCGATGACAATGTCGCTGAAAAAGCCACCAAGTATTGGTTGAAATATACCAAATACAATTCCACAGCCTCCGATCTGGGAAAGATGAGTTCTGAGGTAGATTTTATCGATACCGGTATGACCTATTATCAAGCCTGGACACCAGCGGCCGCAGATGTCCGTGAGAAAAAAATTGTATATGGGTTTGCTCCGGCTGACACAGTGATCTTTTCCCTTAAGGCCGGTGATGAATCTTCGCCAGTCCGGTGGGGTACCTTGGGCAACGAACCAAGGATAGTGGTCTATGGCGACACGGTTACACCGCATGCTGTCCGGCTGGGGTATGGCACAAGCCCAAATTTTAATGGATGTGTCAATGACTTCTGCAAGAGCGAACGGATGGGCACCCGGCTCAGTGATACACTGTTCACTACCTGGGATGCCTCCAATCTGTACCTGGGCTACGGCGGCTGTGACTGGCGGACAGCCGGTGACATGTTCATCTATTTCGACACCAGAACCGGAGGTGCAGATTCCACCTGTACATACAATACAGGGGATTCATGTTCCGGTTTCGATCCCGCTTTCCGGCCGGATTTCTGTCTGATAATTGAGAACGGGACCACCGCGGTCCTGAAAAAGGCCACCGGCAGCAAGACCTGGGTGGACTCAATAGCCTCCTACAGCACCAGCTATCTGTCGCTGGACAGCATCAACAAGTACAATTATTTGGAAGTCCAGGTCCCGTTTGCCTATTTAAAATACACGGTCGGAAATGTCTTTAAATACCTGGTGCTCTGCAACAATGAAACCACCGAGCATTCCTGGAATGCCTTCCCCATCACCAACAACATCGGCAAGGATGCCAAGGCTCCAGTAGCCAAGTATCCCTATTTCTATCAGATCAACAGCCTTACTTCCGGGTTGTCACCCAGGACAGCAGCCCAGGCTTTGGCCGTAGAACTTTCCGAGTTTGCCTGCCAGGGCGGGAGCGAGGGGATAACTTTGACCTGGCAAACCGCCAGCGAGAATAACAATTATGAATGGCTGATAGAACGATCAACCAGTCCGGAAGAAGACTTTCAGAATGTAACTACCATCAAAGCCGAGGAAGGCTCACCGACCGGCCGCCAGTACAGCTACACCGACGCGGCGGTATTGCCCAATACCACTTACTATTATCGCCTGGGGGACAAGGATCTGAGCGGGCAGGTGACCTGGCACGGGCCGGTGATGGCGGTAAGCGGCGGCCTGGTCTACGACAAACTGCAGTTGATGCCCTGCCACCCCAACCCGTCTTCGGGGGCGGTTGCCATAAAGTATGCCCTGCACAAATCAGGAACGGTGGCGTTAAATATTTACGATATCTGTGGGCGGAGGGTGAATACTTTAGACCAGGGTCAAAAACAAAGTGGAGCTTACAGCCTGACCTGGAAGGGCGACGACAGCCAGGGAAGGATGCTGCCGGCCGGAGTGTACTTTTACCAGCTTAATTTTAACGGAGCCAGCCTTACCCAAAGAATGGTATTGTTGAGATAA
- a CDS encoding tetratricopeptide repeat protein, with protein sequence MMERSELVGKILQRLDQITRKEQSVAPEQQEQTVFVRLDQVEKIVSSIERYLPQRIIDKILLNPEGTQVEGERRPVTILFGDLSGFTSMSETMDPEQVVEVVNQYFDAMVEIASRYGGHIDKFMGDALMVLFGAPVVHEDDPLRACLAAIEMLEAMDRFAAERKMALAMSIGLNSGEVVALNVGSRERMEYTVIGDAVNLAARLEKVANSRECVIGENTYKRVKGKIRLKKLKPVMVKGKSKPQNVYLILGRMEAEEKAGALRSGSIKMVGRQAEMDGIRQSVQRTKAGAGQIVAITGEPGLGKSRLAKELELLTREENYKFIKGKCYSYASGVAYLPFLRQLNLLTGIAESDAGGRKSEKLQSCLQTLDLLEFEPYLGSLLGLPYPETEALDPEKRKRKTFESFSRLYSKISSKQPLVLAFEDLHWADTITLELLEHLVTDLENQPVLICCDYRPELALPFIARPNCLSLVLKKLDVRETLQMVSGLAQVQDVSEEVLKKIEERTEGNPLFIEETIRNLLSRRLVKRDGPNLQASKRFEKISLPNTVAAMVLGRIDKLSEEFRRTLQYAAVIGKEFDSRLLGKLSGQNPEQIQPVLDNLEHFEGLLYSKLLEGKRTYEFHSTTTHEAAYSTLLKGRRRELHGQAAQALEREHQKDLYSHYEDLAHHYYHSKDSDKAVNYLHRAGDKARGLYANPEAVEFYRKGLEVIKLLKESRQNLTETAELLGAQGAIFRLVGQRDQALKNFITASKIAQREKDDKAERKYLLSAGIVYDMLGQVDRARETLENVLHQAESKNDQLDKAMALNNSGHIFLRSGRTEEAINYFTKALSIYQSLGEEKETARACGSLGKAYELMGDIPKAVEFNKQALEMSEKTKYLEGIASYNNNLAINLLLMGENAPAEECFSTAIATARKIGDRRIESLAGFNLGNIQFIMGNYPAAYGHYEQALKTAREIGEIHQLMNIYCNIGIIQQIWGDAGAAIEQHTAALNISLEIKDCNTEVEIRRNLGLDLALQGKYPLALAEFTQAATISGKLGDTRMLAYVKANLGSLYHTLGQLEQADKNINEALDEARKVRDPEVILAAARGLVEFKLETGDLSGAEEHVNRLLGLAEKTQNKREMAYGLLNLSALMKMKGESVEMAQPLSESLVLAQELKDKFLLGRIYLLFAQKALTGGNIRETEDYLKDASEIAKTTGSPEILWQTSYYLSKLWGLKENKEPAEKELEKARSVIRQMKSTLPRDIGKGFIENTGRKLVFD encoded by the coding sequence ATGATGGAACGAAGCGAACTGGTCGGAAAGATACTGCAGCGGCTGGATCAGATCACCCGCAAGGAACAGTCTGTTGCCCCGGAGCAGCAGGAACAGACGGTGTTTGTGCGGCTGGACCAGGTGGAGAAAATTGTCAGCTCCATCGAACGTTACCTGCCCCAAAGGATAATTGACAAGATCCTGCTCAACCCCGAAGGCACCCAGGTGGAGGGCGAGCGCCGCCCGGTGACCATTCTGTTCGGGGATCTTTCCGGGTTCACCTCCATGTCCGAGACCATGGACCCGGAGCAGGTGGTGGAGGTGGTCAACCAGTATTTTGACGCCATGGTCGAGATCGCCTCCCGCTACGGGGGCCATATCGACAAGTTCATGGGCGACGCTTTGATGGTACTGTTCGGGGCGCCGGTGGTCCACGAGGACGACCCGCTGCGGGCCTGCCTGGCAGCCATTGAGATGCTGGAGGCCATGGACCGTTTCGCCGCCGAGCGCAAGATGGCGCTGGCTATGAGCATCGGCCTCAATTCCGGCGAGGTGGTGGCCCTGAACGTGGGATCGCGGGAAAGGATGGAATACACCGTGATCGGCGACGCCGTCAACCTGGCGGCCCGGCTGGAGAAGGTGGCCAACTCCCGGGAATGCGTGATCGGCGAAAACACTTATAAGAGGGTCAAGGGAAAGATCCGGCTGAAAAAACTTAAGCCGGTGATGGTCAAGGGAAAGTCAAAGCCCCAGAACGTATACCTGATCCTGGGGCGGATGGAGGCCGAAGAAAAGGCCGGAGCCCTTCGTTCCGGCTCCATCAAGATGGTGGGCCGCCAGGCCGAGATGGACGGGATCCGTCAGTCGGTTCAGCGGACCAAAGCCGGGGCCGGACAGATCGTGGCCATTACCGGAGAACCGGGACTGGGAAAATCCCGCCTGGCCAAGGAGCTGGAGCTTTTGACCAGGGAGGAGAACTATAAATTCATCAAGGGCAAGTGCTACTCCTACGCATCCGGGGTGGCCTATCTGCCCTTCCTGCGCCAGCTGAATCTTTTGACCGGCATCGCCGAATCCGATGCCGGCGGCAGGAAGTCGGAAAAACTGCAGTCCTGCCTCCAAACATTGGACCTGCTGGAGTTCGAACCCTACCTGGGCTCGCTGCTGGGATTGCCGTATCCCGAAACCGAAGCCCTTGATCCGGAAAAACGCAAGCGGAAGACCTTTGAGTCCTTCTCCCGGCTTTATTCTAAAATCTCTTCCAAACAGCCTCTGGTTTTGGCCTTTGAGGACCTGCATTGGGCCGATACCATTACTTTGGAATTGCTGGAGCATCTGGTCACCGACCTGGAAAACCAGCCGGTGCTGATCTGCTGCGACTACCGCCCGGAACTTGCCCTGCCCTTCATAGCCCGGCCCAACTGCCTGAGCCTGGTGCTGAAAAAACTGGATGTCCGGGAGACCCTGCAGATGGTCTCCGGCCTGGCCCAGGTCCAGGATGTCAGCGAAGAGGTGCTGAAGAAGATCGAGGAGCGGACCGAGGGCAACCCCCTGTTCATCGAGGAGACCATCCGCAACCTGCTCTCCCGCCGGCTGGTCAAAAGGGACGGCCCCAATCTGCAGGCCTCAAAGCGTTTTGAAAAAATATCCCTCCCCAACACTGTGGCCGCCATGGTGCTGGGCAGGATCGACAAGCTTTCCGAAGAGTTCCGCCGCACCCTGCAGTATGCCGCGGTGATCGGAAAGGAATTCGATAGCCGCCTGCTGGGCAAGCTCTCTGGTCAGAACCCGGAACAGATCCAGCCCGTGCTGGACAACCTGGAGCATTTTGAAGGGCTTTTGTATTCCAAACTGTTGGAGGGAAAACGGACCTACGAGTTCCACTCCACCACCACCCACGAGGCCGCATACTCCACCCTGCTTAAGGGCCGGCGCAGGGAGCTTCACGGCCAGGCCGCCCAGGCCCTGGAACGGGAGCACCAGAAGGACCTCTATTCCCATTACGAAGATCTGGCCCACCATTACTACCACAGCAAGGACAGCGACAAGGCGGTGAACTACCTGCACCGGGCCGGCGACAAGGCCCGGGGCCTGTATGCCAACCCCGAAGCGGTGGAGTTCTACCGCAAGGGGCTGGAGGTCATCAAGCTGCTCAAGGAAAGCCGGCAGAACCTGACTGAGACCGCCGAGCTGCTGGGGGCCCAGGGAGCGATATTCCGGCTAGTAGGCCAGCGGGACCAGGCGCTCAAGAACTTCATCACCGCCTCCAAGATAGCCCAGCGGGAGAAGGACGACAAGGCCGAAAGGAAGTATCTGCTCTCGGCTGGAATAGTCTACGACATGCTGGGGCAGGTTGACAGGGCCCGGGAGACTCTGGAGAATGTGTTGCACCAGGCCGAAAGCAAGAACGATCAGCTGGACAAAGCCATGGCCCTGAACAACAGTGGTCATATTTTCCTGCGAAGCGGCAGAACAGAGGAAGCTATAAATTATTTTACCAAGGCTTTGTCAATCTATCAGTCTTTGGGGGAAGAAAAGGAAACCGCCCGGGCCTGCGGCAGCCTGGGAAAGGCTTACGAATTAATGGGAGATATCCCCAAAGCGGTGGAATTCAACAAGCAGGCCTTGGAGATGTCAGAGAAGACCAAATACCTTGAAGGCATAGCCTCTTACAACAATAATCTGGCAATAAACCTGCTGTTGATGGGGGAAAACGCCCCGGCCGAAGAATGTTTTTCTACGGCGATAGCCACAGCCAGGAAGATCGGCGACCGGAGGATTGAGTCTTTGGCCGGATTCAACCTGGGAAACATCCAGTTCATTATGGGGAACTATCCGGCCGCCTATGGCCATTATGAGCAGGCTTTAAAAACCGCCAGGGAGATTGGTGAGATCCACCAACTGATGAACATTTACTGCAACATTGGTATCATCCAGCAGATCTGGGGCGATGCCGGGGCAGCGATCGAACAGCACACTGCCGCCCTGAATATTTCCCTGGAAATAAAGGATTGCAACACCGAAGTTGAGATCCGAAGGAATTTAGGTTTGGACCTTGCCTTGCAGGGGAAATACCCCCTGGCCCTGGCGGAGTTTACTCAGGCAGCCACTATTTCCGGCAAGCTGGGGGATACGCGCATGCTGGCCTATGTCAAAGCCAATCTGGGATCCCTTTACCATACTTTGGGTCAACTGGAACAGGCTGATAAAAATATCAACGAAGCCCTTGACGAGGCCCGCAAAGTACGGGACCCTGAGGTGATACTGGCCGCAGCCCGGGGGCTGGTGGAATTTAAACTGGAGACTGGGGACCTGTCCGGAGCCGAAGAACATGTTAATCGTCTGCTGGGGCTGGCCGAAAAAACCCAGAATAAAAGGGAAATGGCATACGGACTTTTGAACCTGTCCGCCCTTATGAAGATGAAGGGCGAATCTGTCGAAATGGCCCAGCCGCTTTCCGAATCGCTGGTTCTGGCCCAGGAGCTTAAGGACAAATTCCTTTTGGGCCGTATCTATCTGCTGTTTGCCCAAAAAGCCCTGACCGGAGGCAACATCCGGGAAACCGAAGACTACTTAAAGGATGCTTCGGAAATTGCCAAGACAACCGGATCCCCGGAAATTCTATGGCAGACCAGCTATTATCTGAGCAAACTTTGGGGCCTCAAGGAAAATAAAGAACCGGCGGAAAAAGAGCTGGAGAAGGCCAGGAGCGTGATCCGGCAGATGAAAAGCACCTTACCCCGAGACATTGGCAAGGGTTTCATAGAAAACACCGGCCGCAAACTTGTTTTTGATTGA